A genomic stretch from Petrimonas mucosa includes:
- a CDS encoding dihydrofolate reductase family protein — protein sequence MRKLKLQMQTSIDGFPQYGANDEQHWVIRAWDEIKNYILDLANSCDTEIIGRRLAVDYIPYWLEANRRPDNPMYELAKIKVSQKKIVFSKSLDKSLWDNTELAKGDLVDEVYKLKKQNGKDIIVYGGTTFVSELISSGLIDEYHLFLNPVILGKKGVPIFDKLESYRQLKLKRSLVYDCGIVLLHYEPKR from the coding sequence ATGAGAAAATTAAAATTACAGATGCAAACCTCCATTGACGGTTTCCCTCAATATGGAGCGAATGATGAACAGCATTGGGTCATCAGGGCCTGGGACGAAATCAAAAATTATATTCTTGACTTGGCAAACAGTTGTGATACCGAGATAATAGGCAGAAGACTGGCGGTTGACTATATTCCCTACTGGCTAGAGGCCAATAGAAGACCAGACAATCCGATGTATGAACTTGCAAAAATCAAAGTATCACAAAAGAAGATCGTTTTCTCAAAAAGCTTGGACAAGTCTCTATGGGATAATACTGAACTGGCGAAAGGAGATTTAGTTGACGAGGTGTACAAACTGAAGAAACAGAACGGGAAAGACATTATCGTCTATGGCGGGACAACTTTTGTTTCGGAGCTGATCAGTAGTGGACTGATTGATGAGTATCACCTCTTTCTCAATCCCGTCATACTTGGCAAAAAAGGCGTTCCCATATTTGACAAACTGGAGAGTTACAGACAACTCAAGCTAAAAAGATCACTTGTTTACGATTGCGGAATAGTGCTGCTTCACTACGAACCAAAAAGATAG
- a CDS encoding MATE family efflux transporter has translation MHNSITDKELAFETKKISSLVWEYSIPAIIGTLVNSLYNIVDRIFIGQGVGAYAISGLAITFPVTTLASSLGMLIGVGAASRISISLGEKKKHTAEQILGNSLMLILLFNAVIITLFYVYLDKILLAFGATENTLPYAREYLQIVLIGNLFISLCYSFNNMMRASGYPRKAMITMLIGAVLNIILDPIFIFVFDLGIAGVAWATVISMFIGMLFVMHHFAQETSMIRIRKKNIGLDWKIVMAIVSIGLSPFFMQVAASGVAVLLNTSLLKYGGDLAVGAYGILNSMLLIVVMTVVGLNQGTQPIIGYNYGAGNYSRVKETLLYAIKVATIITCSGFVIGMFFPRQFAAAFTGDQKLLDIAENGIRLSMIAFPLVGFQVVAGNFFQSIGRAKQAIIQSLSRQIIFLVPALLFFPPLFGLNGVWIAMPVSDFLASLLSLYLLMGQTKIIRAMQESQPLYH, from the coding sequence GTGCATAACTCCATCACGGATAAGGAACTTGCGTTCGAAACAAAAAAGATAAGCTCCCTGGTCTGGGAATACTCCATACCGGCCATTATCGGCACGCTCGTAAATTCACTCTACAATATTGTCGACCGGATCTTTATCGGACAGGGGGTTGGCGCCTATGCCATATCGGGCCTGGCCATCACCTTTCCAGTCACCACGCTTGCCTCATCGCTTGGCATGCTGATTGGGGTGGGTGCAGCCAGCCGGATATCCATTAGCTTGGGTGAAAAGAAGAAGCATACAGCAGAGCAGATACTTGGCAACTCCCTGATGCTTATTCTTCTGTTCAACGCTGTGATCATCACCCTCTTTTATGTTTATCTCGACAAGATCCTGCTGGCATTCGGAGCTACGGAGAACACACTGCCCTATGCCCGGGAGTATCTGCAGATCGTTCTGATCGGAAACCTCTTCATCAGTCTCTGTTACAGCTTCAACAACATGATGCGCGCATCGGGATATCCCCGCAAAGCGATGATTACCATGCTGATTGGCGCTGTACTGAATATCATCCTCGACCCGATATTCATTTTTGTATTTGACCTCGGCATCGCCGGCGTTGCCTGGGCCACAGTTATCTCCATGTTTATCGGCATGTTGTTTGTAATGCACCATTTTGCACAGGAAACCAGCATGATCCGGATACGGAAGAAGAACATTGGGCTGGACTGGAAGATCGTCATGGCTATCGTCTCGATCGGACTCTCCCCCTTCTTTATGCAGGTGGCAGCATCTGGCGTGGCGGTTCTGCTCAACACCTCCCTGTTGAAATATGGCGGAGACTTGGCCGTAGGCGCATACGGGATCCTCAACTCCATGTTGCTCATCGTTGTGATGACTGTGGTGGGATTGAATCAGGGTACACAGCCAATCATAGGCTACAACTACGGAGCCGGCAACTATTCCAGGGTGAAAGAGACCCTCCTCTATGCTATAAAGGTGGCGACCATCATCACCTGTAGCGGATTTGTCATCGGCATGTTTTTTCCCCGTCAGTTTGCCGCCGCGTTTACTGGCGACCAGAAACTGCTCGATATTGCCGAAAATGGCATCCGGCTGAGCATGATAGCCTTCCCTCTGGTGGGATTCCAGGTGGTTGCAGGGAACTTTTTCCAGAGTATCGGTCGCGCAAAACAGGCAATTATCCAGAGTCTCAGCCGACAGATCATCTTCCTGGTCCCGGCGCTGTTGTTTTTCCCCCCCTTGTTCGGATTGAACGGAGTCTGGATTGCCATGCCGGTTTCAGACTTCCTGGCATCGTTGCTTTCACTCTATCTGCTTATGGGACAAACAAAAATTATCCGAGCCATGCAGGAGAGCCAACCGCTCTACCATTGA
- a CDS encoding DUF4372 domain-containing protein, translated as MNAGNTVLSQLMVFRSDFQFQRCVDRYRGDFRVRRFTCNDHFLVMSFAQLGDPWKLTYL; from the coding sequence ATGAATGCCGGCAACACGGTTCTATCACAACTAATGGTGTTTAGATCAGATTTTCAATTCCAAAGATGCGTTGATCGCTACAGGGGTGACTTCAGGGTAAGAAGATTCACCTGTAATGATCATTTTCTGGTAATGAGTTTTGCCCAGCTGGGCGATCCCTGGAAACTAACTTATCTTTGA
- the gpmA gene encoding 2,3-diphosphoglycerate-dependent phosphoglycerate mutase, with product MKRVVLIRHGESVWNKENRFTGWTDVDLSEKGVEEAHKAGKLLKKEGFQFEKAYTSYLKRAIKTLNVVLDEMDLDWIPVEKTWRLNEKHYGMLQGLNKAETAEKYGDEQVLIWRRSYDVPPTPLAKDDPRSPFVDARYKGVDEKDLPLTEALVHTVDRILPYWNNTVVPEMKEKYNEVIIAAHGNSLRGIIKHLKGISDEDIISLNLPTAVPYVFEFDDNMNLLKDYFLGDPEEIKKLMDAVANQAKKK from the coding sequence ATGAAGAGAGTAGTATTAATTCGCCACGGCGAAAGCGTGTGGAACAAGGAGAACCGTTTCACGGGATGGACCGATGTGGATCTGAGCGAGAAGGGTGTTGAAGAAGCACACAAAGCCGGTAAGTTGTTGAAAAAAGAGGGCTTTCAGTTCGAAAAGGCCTACACATCTTACCTGAAACGGGCAATAAAGACCCTGAACGTGGTCCTGGATGAGATGGATCTCGATTGGATCCCCGTGGAAAAAACGTGGCGTCTCAACGAGAAGCATTACGGTATGCTTCAGGGATTGAATAAAGCCGAAACGGCTGAGAAATATGGAGACGAGCAGGTCCTCATCTGGCGCAGGAGTTACGATGTTCCTCCAACACCGCTGGCCAAGGATGATCCCCGCTCTCCTTTCGTGGATGCTCGCTACAAGGGTGTGGACGAAAAGGATCTGCCACTTACGGAAGCGCTGGTTCATACTGTAGACCGTATCCTCCCCTACTGGAACAATACCGTTGTTCCCGAGATGAAAGAGAAGTACAACGAAGTGATCATCGCTGCTCACGGAAACAGCCTGCGTGGAATCATCAAGCACCTGAAAGGGATTTCCGACGAGGATATCATCAGCTTGAACCTGCCAACAGCTGTACCCTATGTCTTTGAGTTCGACGACAACATGAATCTGTTGAAAGACTATTTCCTGGGCGATCCGGAAGAGATCAAGAAACTGATGGATGCCGTGGCCAACCAAGCCAAGAAGAAATAA
- a CDS encoding thioredoxin-like domain-containing protein: MKYLNFCLVAIASLFLMSSSIQTEKPSTGYYPGEQIPNIVLDGWEGRRLDLSEYKGRKVVLSFWAAYDAQSRASNVSLYNYLKAVAPDVVFVSISFDENRTVFERTALLDRIDLHAQFCDETGANSAIYKEFRLKNGFRNYLIDENGVILEIDLSVEKLKRLI, encoded by the coding sequence ATGAAGTATTTGAACTTTTGCCTGGTAGCAATTGCTTCGCTTTTTTTGATGTCGAGCTCGATTCAAACCGAGAAACCCTCCACAGGTTATTACCCTGGAGAACAGATACCCAATATTGTTCTCGATGGTTGGGAAGGTAGACGTCTCGATTTAAGCGAATATAAGGGCAGAAAAGTAGTACTAAGCTTCTGGGCGGCTTACGATGCCCAGTCAAGAGCCAGCAATGTCTCGCTCTATAACTATTTGAAAGCGGTAGCCCCCGACGTGGTGTTTGTGTCGATCTCGTTTGACGAGAACCGGACAGTTTTTGAACGTACGGCGCTCTTGGACAGGATTGACCTACATGCACAGTTCTGCGACGAAACAGGTGCCAATTCGGCAATTTACAAGGAGTTTCGCTTGAAGAACGGCTTCAGGAATTACTTGATCGATGAAAACGGAGTAATTTTGGAGATAGATTTGTCGGTCGAAAAATTGAAACGTCTGATCTAA
- a CDS encoding CotH kinase family protein — MMSFIKSRSLLYLALILLTGLIACDKESEKEVLEPKFESFTLRPEFNSGLNEVVVGDRSGIEIKLTVPYNVSLNNLVVSFNYVGVKVEVNGVEQISNVTANDFSQPVTYTVFGINSEPREYTVTITKKLPQLPQVYVEVEGRQEYRDDEKETYKKITLKVMDPDNLYTSTTEFNAIGEMKGRGNSTWYGVPKKPYRIKLDEKSSLLSMSTDKNWALLANFYDKTLLRNLTAFEISKIVEMPWTPKSVSVDYYMNGTYRGVYTLTEHVRVSDERVNLNIVSQNDNSGDAVTGDYFLELDFHYDEPYRFRTNKKNLPIMFKDPEEPTTNQFNYVENFFNMAEEVLYSENFTDPVEGYRKYIDVPSFINYYIVQELAKNVDGNLRGSCYMALRKKGKIEFPLVWDFDLAFGNADHITWEQGATSSEWDGWFIKTQSPWFDRLFQDPQFVNELKSRWNELKPELNMIPDFIKEHAHLLNDSQKRNFSPKPIGAGWSITDQQWNTSKIRGSYEKEVEYLINFVEKRLEWLDTNINALK, encoded by the coding sequence ATGATGAGTTTTATTAAATCGCGTAGTTTACTATATCTTGCTCTAATACTGTTAACCGGTCTTATTGCTTGTGATAAAGAATCGGAAAAAGAAGTCCTGGAGCCTAAGTTTGAATCTTTTACATTACGACCTGAATTCAACAGTGGTTTGAATGAGGTTGTTGTGGGCGATAGATCTGGCATTGAAATAAAATTGACTGTTCCATATAATGTTTCACTCAACAACCTTGTTGTTTCCTTTAATTATGTGGGTGTTAAGGTTGAAGTAAATGGCGTTGAACAAATAAGCAACGTTACGGCAAACGATTTTAGTCAACCTGTTACATATACGGTTTTTGGAATTAATAGTGAACCGCGCGAATACACAGTTACGATAACGAAAAAACTTCCACAGCTGCCGCAAGTATATGTTGAGGTGGAAGGTCGTCAGGAGTACAGGGATGATGAAAAGGAGACATATAAGAAAATTACGCTAAAAGTTATGGACCCCGATAATTTATATACAAGTACCACAGAATTCAATGCTATAGGTGAAATGAAAGGTAGAGGAAATTCTACTTGGTATGGGGTTCCTAAAAAGCCTTATAGAATTAAACTTGATGAAAAAAGCTCGCTGTTAAGCATGAGTACGGATAAAAATTGGGCTCTGCTTGCCAACTTTTATGATAAAACACTGTTGCGAAACCTGACCGCTTTTGAGATTTCCAAAATTGTGGAAATGCCATGGACACCTAAGTCTGTGAGTGTTGATTACTATATGAATGGAACCTATAGGGGTGTTTATACTCTGACTGAACATGTTAGGGTATCGGACGAAAGAGTTAATCTGAATATTGTTTCTCAAAATGATAATTCGGGAGATGCTGTAACAGGTGATTATTTTCTGGAGCTTGACTTTCATTATGATGAGCCATACCGATTCAGGACAAATAAGAAAAATCTACCTATCATGTTTAAAGATCCTGAAGAGCCAACTACAAATCAGTTTAATTATGTAGAGAACTTCTTCAATATGGCCGAGGAAGTGCTTTACTCTGAGAATTTTACAGATCCTGTGGAAGGTTATAGAAAATACATTGATGTTCCCTCTTTTATTAACTATTACATTGTGCAGGAGTTGGCAAAAAATGTAGATGGCAATCTACGTGGTAGTTGCTACATGGCACTCCGGAAAAAGGGGAAAATTGAATTTCCGCTTGTTTGGGACTTCGACCTTGCGTTTGGAAATGCCGACCATATAACATGGGAACAGGGGGCGACGTCGAGTGAATGGGATGGATGGTTTATTAAAACCCAGTCGCCTTGGTTTGATCGTTTATTCCAAGATCCTCAATTTGTAAATGAGTTGAAAAGTCGCTGGAACGAGTTGAAACCAGAGTTAAACATGATTCCGGATTTTATTAAGGAACATGCACATTTATTGAATGATTCACAGAAAAGGAATTTCAGTCCAAAGCCAATTGGCGCCGGTTGGAGTATCACTGACCAACAATGGAATACAAGTAAAATAAGAGGTTCGTACGAAAAAGAGGTGGAATACCTGATCAATTTTGTTGAAAAACGGTTGGAATGGCTGGATACAAATATTAATGCGCTGAAATAA
- a CDS encoding glycoside hydrolase family 5 protein, translating into MKRRDFIRTMGVASAITLPGVGNRLISSPDLFTTNNSNQLLPTWKGFNLLNKFNPDTQSDFSEKDFEIIAEWGFNFVRIPLSYWCWSSEEDWYNVDEKVLKEIDVAVDLARQYNLHINLNFHRAPGYCINNPRPLPTNLFEDEEPLKACQFHWRLFAERYKGIPSSQLSFNLINEAPSVEDEKYDRVARRLISTIREADPDRLIIVDGKDVGRTPLMTVTDIPNIIQSGRGYDPMLISHFRATWPGAKILMEFPEEKLTWPLHLDGKVHDRQSVYQACVAPWKPWVEKGGKVHIGEMGCYNQTPHKVAMAWLEDLFTIFREQNWGWSLWNLHGSFGVLNSNRKDVKYENYKGLLLDREMLELLKRS; encoded by the coding sequence ATGAAACGACGCGATTTTATCAGGACAATGGGTGTTGCCTCGGCGATAACTCTTCCCGGGGTTGGCAACCGGCTGATCTCTTCACCCGATTTGTTCACAACTAACAACAGCAACCAGTTACTCCCTACCTGGAAAGGATTCAATCTGCTCAACAAGTTCAACCCGGACACACAGAGCGACTTCAGCGAGAAAGATTTCGAGATCATTGCCGAATGGGGGTTCAATTTTGTCCGCATCCCTCTCTCTTACTGGTGCTGGAGCAGTGAAGAGGATTGGTACAATGTGGATGAGAAGGTGTTGAAAGAGATAGATGTGGCGGTAGATCTGGCACGGCAGTACAACCTGCACATCAACCTCAACTTCCACCGCGCGCCGGGATACTGCATCAATAATCCCCGCCCCCTGCCCACCAACCTGTTCGAAGATGAAGAGCCCCTGAAGGCGTGTCAGTTTCATTGGAGACTGTTTGCCGAACGATATAAGGGGATACCCAGCTCACAGTTGAGCTTCAATCTGATCAACGAGGCCCCTTCGGTTGAAGATGAGAAATATGACCGGGTGGCCCGTCGCCTGATCTCGACGATCCGTGAAGCAGACCCGGACCGCCTGATCATCGTAGATGGCAAGGATGTAGGGCGTACTCCATTGATGACAGTAACAGATATCCCCAATATTATCCAGAGCGGCAGGGGATATGATCCGATGCTGATCTCCCATTTCAGGGCTACCTGGCCGGGGGCGAAAATCCTGATGGAGTTTCCCGAGGAGAAGCTCACCTGGCCACTCCATCTGGATGGAAAAGTGCATGACCGGCAATCGGTCTACCAGGCCTGTGTGGCTCCCTGGAAACCCTGGGTAGAGAAAGGGGGAAAGGTCCACATCGGCGAAATGGGCTGTTACAACCAAACCCCTCACAAGGTGGCCATGGCCTGGCTGGAGGATCTCTTCACCATCTTCAGGGAGCAGAACTGGGGATGGTCGTTATGGAACCTGCATGGCAGTTTCGGGGTACTGAACAGCAACCGGAAGGATGTAAAATATGAGAACTATAAGGGCCTCCTGCTCGACAGGGAGATGCTTGAACTGCTGAAACGGAGTTAG
- a CDS encoding zinc ribbon domain-containing protein YjdM encodes MTQTPKCIKCQSGVTYFDGSLFHCTECFHEWTQADIDLAEDSAKVIDSNGNELFDGDDVTVIKDLKVKGSSMVVKRGTRARGIRLSEDDPTHVQAKVDGQVIFLKTEFLKK; translated from the coding sequence ATGACACAAACACCGAAATGTATTAAATGCCAGAGTGGCGTAACCTATTTCGACGGATCACTTTTTCACTGTACCGAATGTTTTCATGAGTGGACACAAGCCGATATCGACTTAGCAGAAGATTCCGCTAAAGTTATCGATAGTAATGGAAATGAATTGTTTGACGGAGACGATGTTACTGTAATCAAAGATTTAAAAGTAAAAGGCTCTTCAATGGTTGTAAAACGTGGTACTCGTGCTCGTGGAATAAGACTTTCTGAAGATGATCCTACCCATGTGCAGGCAAAAGTAGATGGTCAAGTAATATTTCTAAAGACAGAATTCCTGAAAAAATAA
- a CDS encoding glycoside hydrolase family 2 protein, translating to MKTRITLLFVIALCCTYFGYGQEVNSERTYKAVLTSQDGHKGQFVWKMKKATDLTARTEALSTTNTSTGDWMPAIVPGTVLNSLVYNGIYPEPYYGLNNKLESNLIPDLFHAGRDFYTYWFRTEFETPAKDFKDKKTWLQVDGINYRAELWLNGKMISNIAGMFYQDHIDISDYIHLDRTNVLAIKVYPVDVPGTIKPKGKKTIGALNDEFQNGGNGEIGRNVTQLMTVGWDFTFLDGIRDRNTGIWRDISIYTTGHVTLRHPFIKSDLSRPGYDLSRQTVSVEVVNPDDSWTVHEVTVEGEIKNEKITFEKQVRLIRGQQQEVLFTPDEYPQLVIKNPRLWWPINKGSQELYDLSLRVKDKSGNILDSISVKFGIREITSHTDTPDGSRTFCVNGKPIFIKGTNWLPENMLRNSNERTYAELRYTAQAGINMIRFWGGGITESDYFFQLCDELGIMVWTEFWMTGDTKHPADKSIYYSNVASTVKRIRNHPSLAYYVSSNESTEMPETEALINRLDGTRGYQMQSECCGIHDGSPYKQVNIMRHYENTASDRGSRIDGFNPEYGAPCLPIVECLREMMDEEDLWPINKTVWDYSDGNGFHLMTSLYTDMVNEYGPSKNIEEFAEKGQFVGAFNYKSIWEVWNYNKLNHGDRYTSGFLFWYHNSPIRQVCSRMWDWSLEPTAALYAAQNACEPLHPQFDYLKNRVSVVNDYYRSFDNYRVSAEVYDLNSRKVFSREAKINIPEDGVCEDIFKIDFPSDVTSVHFIKLRLLDENGKEAGSNFYWRSNSKYEGKNRLTGPTTAGFQELSKLKKAKLKVSYKTRKQNNSYFVEIDINNRSGSIAFFTQLQFLDGSGSPIRPSFYTDNFFSLLPGEKKTITIEVNQEKLPENRKLVVKGWNIDKQVFPLN from the coding sequence ATGAAAACCAGAATTACATTACTATTTGTTATCGCATTATGCTGCACATACTTTGGCTATGGACAAGAGGTAAATTCCGAACGCACGTATAAAGCAGTGCTTACATCACAGGATGGGCACAAAGGTCAATTTGTCTGGAAAATGAAGAAGGCGACTGATTTGACGGCAAGAACCGAAGCCCTCTCCACAACAAATACCTCTACCGGTGACTGGATGCCGGCAATTGTTCCCGGCACTGTACTCAACTCTTTGGTATATAATGGAATATATCCAGAACCTTATTATGGATTAAACAATAAACTGGAATCAAACCTGATTCCGGATCTTTTCCATGCGGGTCGCGATTTCTATACCTACTGGTTCAGAACAGAGTTTGAGACACCCGCCAAGGATTTCAAGGATAAAAAAACGTGGTTGCAGGTAGACGGGATCAATTACCGCGCCGAACTGTGGTTGAACGGTAAGATGATAAGTAACATTGCCGGCATGTTCTATCAGGATCATATAGATATATCCGATTACATTCATCTTGATCGGACAAACGTATTGGCAATTAAAGTTTATCCCGTAGATGTGCCGGGTACAATAAAACCGAAAGGGAAGAAAACGATTGGTGCACTCAATGATGAGTTCCAGAACGGTGGCAACGGAGAGATCGGAAGAAACGTGACGCAACTGATGACCGTGGGTTGGGACTTTACATTCCTGGACGGGATCAGGGATCGCAATACCGGGATTTGGAGAGATATCTCCATATATACTACGGGGCATGTGACGCTTCGTCACCCTTTTATCAAGTCCGACTTGTCCAGACCGGGTTATGATCTGTCGCGACAAACAGTTTCGGTGGAGGTTGTCAATCCCGATGACAGTTGGACAGTTCATGAAGTGACCGTTGAAGGGGAAATCAAAAATGAGAAGATCACCTTTGAAAAGCAGGTGCGGTTAATCAGGGGACAACAGCAAGAGGTGCTTTTTACACCGGATGAGTATCCCCAGTTGGTTATCAAGAATCCCCGCCTGTGGTGGCCCATCAATAAAGGATCACAGGAGTTGTATGATCTTAGCTTAAGGGTGAAGGATAAATCGGGAAATATCCTCGACTCCATCTCCGTAAAATTTGGGATAAGGGAGATAACCTCCCACACCGATACCCCGGACGGCTCACGCACATTTTGCGTGAACGGCAAACCGATTTTTATAAAGGGGACCAACTGGCTTCCTGAAAACATGCTTCGAAATTCAAACGAGCGCACCTATGCCGAACTGCGTTATACGGCACAGGCGGGAATTAATATGATCCGCTTCTGGGGTGGCGGAATTACCGAATCCGATTATTTCTTTCAGTTGTGTGATGAACTGGGTATCATGGTATGGACCGAGTTCTGGATGACTGGCGACACAAAACATCCGGCAGACAAGAGCATCTATTACAGCAATGTTGCCTCTACAGTCAAACGGATCCGCAATCACCCCTCCTTGGCCTATTATGTTTCATCCAACGAGTCTACGGAGATGCCCGAAACTGAAGCCCTGATCAACCGGCTGGACGGTACACGCGGGTATCAGATGCAGTCGGAATGTTGCGGAATACATGATGGGAGTCCATATAAGCAGGTGAACATCATGCGTCATTACGAAAACACAGCTTCCGATAGAGGAAGCCGCATTGATGGTTTCAACCCCGAGTATGGGGCACCATGCCTGCCCATAGTGGAATGTTTACGTGAAATGATGGATGAGGAAGATCTTTGGCCAATCAACAAGACTGTCTGGGATTACTCCGATGGCAACGGGTTTCACCTGATGACATCACTCTATACCGATATGGTCAATGAATACGGCCCATCTAAAAACATTGAGGAGTTTGCCGAGAAGGGACAGTTTGTCGGGGCATTCAATTATAAAAGTATCTGGGAAGTATGGAATTATAATAAATTGAACCATGGCGACCGCTATACCTCCGGATTTCTGTTCTGGTACCACAACTCTCCCATCCGTCAGGTTTGCTCCCGCATGTGGGACTGGTCGCTGGAACCAACGGCGGCCCTGTATGCCGCCCAGAACGCCTGTGAACCGTTACATCCTCAGTTCGACTATCTTAAGAATAGAGTTTCGGTGGTGAATGACTATTACCGCTCTTTTGACAATTATAGGGTAAGCGCCGAAGTTTACGACCTGAATTCAAGGAAAGTGTTCTCCAGAGAGGCAAAAATCAATATTCCCGAAGATGGCGTTTGCGAGGATATCTTCAAAATCGATTTTCCGTCGGATGTAACAAGTGTCCATTTCATAAAACTTAGATTACTGGATGAAAACGGGAAAGAGGCAGGAAGTAATTTCTATTGGCGCTCCAACAGTAAATATGAAGGGAAAAACAGATTAACGGGACCAACAACCGCCGGATTCCAGGAGCTCTCCAAACTGAAAAAAGCCAAACTCAAGGTAAGTTACAAAACACGCAAGCAGAACAATAGCTATTTTGTTGAGATAGATATCAACAACAGATCCGGCTCTATTGCCTTTTTCACCCAGCTGCAATTTCTGGATGGCAGCGGATCTCCAATTCGCCCCTCTTTTTATACCGACAACTTCTTCTCGTTGCTTCCCGGTGAGAAGAAAACCATCACCATAGAGGTCAATCAGGAGAAACTGCCTGAAAATAGAAAACTGGTGGTGAAAGGCTGGAATATCGACAAACAGGTATTTCCGCTTAATTAA
- a CDS encoding sialidase family protein, with protein MNRLSCRCHRPIRLFCLMLITVMFIACSSVRNRGEKPGRIPETVLGLTPSADNPRNSEGDFITLKDGRILFVYSHYTAGTGGDHDPAFLAGRYSHDGGMSWTTEDVIVVENEGGMNVMSVSLLRLQNGEIALFYLRKNSTEDCIPMMRISKDEARTWSDPIPCITDRKGYFVLNNDRVVQLKDGRLLMPVALHNVPGGKWENRAALYCYHSDDNGRTWHASSQVPNSGETITQEPGVIEMKDGRIMMYIRASGGLQQLSYSSDRGETWSHIEPGNIPSPLSPATIEKVPESGDWILVWNNNDGTNPGTANKRTPLTVAISKDEGQTWERVKNIHDDPDGWYCYTAIHFVDNKHLLLSYCAGSQSRKTELAVTVNTLLPLKWIYE; from the coding sequence ATGAACAGATTATCCTGTCGCTGCCATCGGCCCATCCGACTTTTCTGCCTCATGCTGATAACCGTTATGTTCATTGCCTGTTCCTCGGTCAGGAATAGAGGAGAAAAGCCCGGCAGAATACCTGAAACGGTCCTGGGGCTTACCCCATCTGCCGATAACCCCCGTAATAGTGAAGGCGACTTCATCACACTGAAGGACGGAAGGATCTTGTTTGTGTACAGCCACTATACCGCCGGAACAGGAGGGGATCATGATCCTGCCTTCCTTGCCGGGAGATATTCCCATGACGGTGGAATGAGCTGGACAACCGAGGATGTGATCGTTGTTGAGAATGAGGGAGGGATGAATGTGATGTCGGTCTCCTTGCTTCGCCTGCAGAACGGGGAGATTGCCCTTTTCTACCTGAGGAAGAACTCCACTGAAGATTGTATTCCGATGATGCGGATCTCCAAGGATGAAGCCCGCACATGGAGTGATCCGATACCCTGCATTACCGACAGGAAAGGATATTTTGTGCTCAACAACGACAGGGTAGTTCAACTCAAAGATGGCCGGCTGCTGATGCCAGTGGCGTTGCACAATGTACCGGGAGGAAAATGGGAAAACAGGGCCGCACTCTACTGTTACCATTCGGATGACAACGGTCGCACCTGGCATGCCAGTTCACAGGTCCCGAACAGCGGAGAGACCATTACCCAGGAACCCGGAGTGATCGAGATGAAAGATGGGAGAATCATGATGTATATCCGTGCGAGCGGGGGTCTCCAACAACTCTCCTACTCCTCCGACAGGGGGGAGACTTGGAGTCACATCGAGCCCGGCAACATTCCGTCACCCTTGTCGCCGGCAACGATTGAAAAGGTTCCGGAGAGCGGCGACTGGATACTGGTCTGGAACAACAACGACGGCACAAACCCTGGTACAGCTAACAAAAGAACACCGTTGACCGTTGCTATCTCAAAGGATGAGGGACAAACCTGGGAGAGAGTCAAAAATATCCACGACGATCCCGACGGATGGTATTGCTACACGGCAATCCACTTTGTCGACAACAAGCATCTGCTCCTCAGTTACTGCGCCGGAAGCCAGTCACGCAAAACAGAGCTGGCCGTAACGGTCAACACCCTGTTGCCACTGAAATGGATATATGAATGA